One segment of Fimbriimonadales bacterium DNA contains the following:
- a CDS encoding tetratricopeptide repeat protein, whose amino-acid sequence MNIRLAIIYGLQENATKAEEHLTKALNAKYEGAEVAQVYNAIGDIYQNSDKYDKAIDYFRKAEKSAKDPWDRSYAKLSIVFCYLQKRDNDNAKKEAQELLKLPDLDADHKKMAEEILKYLSGG is encoded by the coding sequence GTGAATATAAGACTTGCAATTATCTACGGATTGCAAGAAAATGCAACGAAGGCGGAAGAACACTTGACGAAAGCGCTAAATGCGAAATACGAAGGCGCGGAAGTCGCACAAGTATATAACGCAATCGGTGACATCTATCAAAACTCGGATAAATACGACAAAGCGATTGACTATTTCCGAAAAGCGGAAAAATCGGCAAAGGATCCATGGGACCGTTCGTATGCGAAACTCTCTATCGTGTTTTGCTATTTACAGAAGCGAGATAACGACAACGCGAAGAAAGAAGCTCAAGAGCTCCTCAAATTGCCGGATTTAGACGCGGACCATAAAAAAATGGCTGAGGAAATTTTGAAATATCTCAGCGGCGGATAA
- a CDS encoding tetratricopeptide repeat protein — MKIYKSLINKWLIVVALLSSAGLASAQEVSIAQRLQEAVQLYKDNKLGDALSKVEALAKEAPENADVLQWLGFLYLKSNRPADAIPPLVKAADKMPQNVEVMNNLGSAYLATNDLDKALQSFGKAVEIQPDFFDAWYNIGIIRQQRGELDKAEEAFQKASKIRPDDPFTLNNLGAVLTAKGQHDKAADLFIRAAKLRPQRATFSMNAGLTLLRLNRVNDAIPYLESAYQLDPDSTETIAGLSQAYLATKQSQKALQMLERAVQKKENDAVLWYNLGVVQGKLGRLQEAIQSYEKALAINSQDTDALNNLGLAQFHSGRYEDAETTFTKLTGLLPGSLDAKMNLAAAKVKTGKLDEAVQLYKEIIRSAPSRHDVRLALANALYRTGDFQGAQYHYRQLLLGNPKHAEALNGLGLIAYKDGNMREAEKYFRDAIAADSRFAQAYNNLAVTLERLNKKQEAIKMLKRALQIEPDYEEAKKNLERMERTGT, encoded by the coding sequence ATGAAAATCTACAAATCACTCATCAACAAATGGCTCATCGTCGTTGCCCTTCTAAGTTCGGCTGGACTTGCCTCCGCCCAAGAGGTCTCGATTGCCCAGCGGCTTCAAGAAGCCGTCCAATTATATAAAGACAACAAATTGGGCGATGCTTTATCTAAAGTCGAAGCATTGGCAAAGGAAGCGCCTGAAAATGCAGACGTTTTGCAATGGCTCGGATTTTTGTATCTTAAGTCGAATCGTCCAGCGGATGCTATCCCCCCCCTTGTTAAAGCGGCAGACAAAATGCCACAAAATGTAGAGGTGATGAACAATTTGGGAAGCGCATATTTGGCGACGAACGATTTGGATAAAGCGCTTCAATCCTTCGGAAAAGCGGTGGAGATTCAACCCGACTTTTTCGATGCTTGGTACAACATCGGCATCATTCGCCAACAGCGTGGAGAGTTAGACAAAGCGGAAGAGGCATTTCAAAAAGCATCGAAAATTCGACCCGACGACCCTTTTACTTTGAACAATCTCGGCGCTGTTCTCACAGCCAAAGGACAGCACGATAAAGCAGCAGATCTTTTTATACGCGCTGCGAAACTTCGACCACAACGAGCGACTTTTTCGATGAACGCGGGGCTCACCCTTTTGCGTTTGAATCGAGTGAATGATGCGATTCCCTATTTAGAAAGTGCATATCAACTCGACCCTGACTCAACAGAAACCATTGCTGGTCTTTCCCAGGCGTATTTGGCAACGAAACAATCCCAAAAGGCATTGCAAATGCTCGAGCGCGCAGTACAGAAAAAGGAAAACGATGCCGTTCTTTGGTACAACTTGGGTGTCGTGCAAGGGAAACTCGGTCGTCTGCAAGAGGCGATTCAATCCTACGAAAAAGCATTGGCGATCAACAGCCAAGACACCGATGCACTGAACAATTTAGGTCTTGCCCAATTCCATTCGGGTCGTTATGAAGACGCAGAAACGACCTTTACGAAACTCACCGGTTTATTGCCCGGTAGTTTAGACGCGAAAATGAATTTGGCAGCCGCAAAAGTCAAAACCGGCAAACTCGACGAGGCGGTGCAACTCTACAAAGAAATCATTCGTTCTGCACCTTCGAGGCACGATGTTCGCCTCGCGCTCGCAAATGCGCTTTATCGAACCGGAGACTTCCAGGGTGCGCAATATCATTATCGCCAACTTCTTTTGGGGAATCCGAAACACGCAGAGGCATTGAACGGCTTGGGGCTCATCGCATACAAAGACGGAAACATGCGAGAGGCTGAAAAATATTTTCGTGATGCGATTGCGGCAGATTCTCGCTTTGCCCAAGCATACAACAACCTTGCAGTAACTCTCGAAAGATTGAACAAAAAGCAAGAAGCCATAAAAATGCTTAAACGAGCCCTCCAAATCGAACCCGATTATGAGGAAGCGAAAAAGAATTTAGAGCGAATGGAACGCACGGGCACATAG